A window of Ranitomeya variabilis isolate aRanVar5 chromosome 2, aRanVar5.hap1, whole genome shotgun sequence contains these coding sequences:
- the LOC143804986 gene encoding red-sensitive opsin, translated as MAVSWNEAVYAARRKHDEEDSTRSSVFTYTNSNNTRGPFEGPNYHIAPRWIYNITTLWMIFVVGASIFTNGLVIVATMKFKKLRHPLNWILVNLAIADIGETLIASTISVFNQIFGYFVLGHPLCVIEGYTVSVCGITALWSLTVIAWERWFVVCKPFGNIKFDGKLAAGGIIFSWIWAAVWCAPPIFGWSRYWPHGLKTSCGPDVFSGNSDPGVQSYMLVLMITCCFLPLSLIILFYIAVWWAIRKVAQQQKESESTQKAEREVSRMVVVMIIAYCFCWGPYTIFACFAAANPGYSFHPLAASLPAFFAKSATIYNPIIYVFMNRQFRNSIYQLFGKKVDDGSEVSSTSRTEVSSVSNSSVSPA; from the exons atggcGGTATCATGGAATGAAGCAGTATATGCTGCCCGGAGAAAGCATGATGAGGAAGACTCCACCAGAAGTAGTGTCTTTACGTACACAAACAGCAACAACACAAGGG GTCCCTTTGAAGGTCCAAACTATCACATTGCACCTCGATGGATTTATAACATCACAACCCTCTGGATGATATTTGTAGTAGGAGCTTCTATTTTCACAAATGGTCTGGTCATAGTAGCTACAATGAAATTTAAAAAGCTTCGGCACCCCTTGAACTGGATCCTGGTGAACTTAGCTATTGCTGATATTGGCGAGACATTAATTGCTAGCACCATTAGTGTCTTCAACCAGATTTTTGGCTACTTCGTCCTTGGCCATCCACTATGCGTTATCGAAGGCTATACTGTTTCAGTTTGTG GCATTACCGCTCTCTGGTCCTTAACAGTAATTGCTTGGGAGCGATGGTTTGTGGTCTGCAAACCCTTCGGAAACATTAAGTTTGATGGAAAATTGGCTGCTGGTGGCATCATCTTCTCCTGGATTTGGGCAGCTGTCTGGTGTGCACCACCAATATTTGGCTGGAGCAG GTACTGGCCTCATGGCTTGAAGACCTCTTGTGGTCCGGATGTGTTCAGTGGTAATAGTGACCCTGGAGTCCAGTCTTACATGCTGGTGCTCATGATAACCTGCTGTTTTCTTCCCCTGTCTCTCATCATTCTCTTTTACATAGCTGTATGGTGGGCCATTCGTAAG GTTGCACAGCAGCAGAAGGAGTCAGAATCCACTCAGAAAGCTGAACGTGAGGTTTCCAGGATGGTGGTTGTGATGATCATTGCTTATTGCTTTTGCTGGGGACCATATACAATTTTTGCTTGCTTTGCTGCTGCCAACCCAGGCTACAGTTTTCATCCACTGGCTGCCTCGTTGCCTGCATTTTTTGCTAAGAGTGCCACCATTTACAACCCAATTATCTATGTCTTCATGAACAGACAG TTCCGGAACTCTATCTACCAACTATTTGGCAAGAAGGTTGATGATGGCTCAGAAGTGTCCAGCACATCTCGAACAGAAGTCTCATCGGTCTCCAACTCTTCTGTGTCGCCTGCATAA